A single genomic interval of Tursiops truncatus isolate mTurTru1 chromosome 16, mTurTru1.mat.Y, whole genome shotgun sequence harbors:
- the GOLGA7B gene encoding golgin subfamily A member 7B isoform X2 yields the protein MATEVHNLQELRRSASLATKVFIQRDYSDGTICQFQTKFPPELDSRIERQLFEETVKTLNSFYAEAEKIGGSSYLEGCLACATAYFIFLCMETHYEKVLKKISRYIQEQNEKVFAPRGLLLTDPVERGMRVIEISIYEDRCSSGSSSSGSSSGSGSSSGGAGGR from the exons ATGGCCACTGAG GTCCACAATCTGCAGGAGCTCCGGCGAAGTGCCTCGCTGGCCACCAAGGTCTTTATCCAGAGAGACTACAGCGATGGGACCATCTGTCAGTTCCAGACCAAATTCCCCCCAGAGCTGGACAGCCGG atCGAGCGGCAGCTCTTTGAGGAGACTGTGAAGACCCTCAACAGCTTCTACGCAGAGGCGGAGAAGATTGGGGGCAGCTCCTACCTCGAGGGCTGCCTGGCCTGTGCCACGGCCTACTTCATCTTCCTCTGCATGGAGACCCACTATGAGAAG GTCCTCAAGAAGATCTCCCGATACATCCAGGAGCAAAATGAGAAGGTCTTTGCCCCCCGAGGTCTCCTGCTCACAGACCCCGTGGAGCGTGGGATGAGGGTT ATCGAGATCTCCATCTACGAGGACCGGTGCAGCAGTGGCAGCTCCAGCAGTGGCAGTAGcagtggcagcggcagcagcagcggcgggGCGGGTGGCCGGTGA
- the GOLGA7B gene encoding golgin subfamily A member 7B isoform X3 — translation MATEVHNLQELRRSASLATKVFIQRDYSDGTICQFQTKFPPELDSRIERQLFEETVKTLNSFYAEAEKIGGSSYLEGCLACATAYFIFLCMETHYEKVLKKISRYIQEQNEKVFAPRGLLLTDPVERGMRVVSFPAVPCEGTELPASGLLMRWVS, via the exons ATGGCCACTGAG GTCCACAATCTGCAGGAGCTCCGGCGAAGTGCCTCGCTGGCCACCAAGGTCTTTATCCAGAGAGACTACAGCGATGGGACCATCTGTCAGTTCCAGACCAAATTCCCCCCAGAGCTGGACAGCCGG atCGAGCGGCAGCTCTTTGAGGAGACTGTGAAGACCCTCAACAGCTTCTACGCAGAGGCGGAGAAGATTGGGGGCAGCTCCTACCTCGAGGGCTGCCTGGCCTGTGCCACGGCCTACTTCATCTTCCTCTGCATGGAGACCCACTATGAGAAG GTCCTCAAGAAGATCTCCCGATACATCCAGGAGCAAAATGAGAAGGTCTTTGCCCCCCGAGGTCTCCTGCTCACAGACCCCGTGGAGCGTGGGATGAGGGTTGTATCCTTTCCAGCTGTTCCGTGCGAGGGCACAGAGCTGCCAGCCAGTGGGCTCCtg atgagatggGTGAGCTGA
- the GOLGA7B gene encoding golgin subfamily A member 7B isoform X1: protein MATEVHNLQELRRSASLATKVFIQRDYSDGTICQFQTKFPPELDSRIERQLFEETVKTLNSFYAEAEKIGGSSYLEGCLACATAYFIFLCMETHYEKVLKKISRYIQEQNEKVFAPRGLLLTDPVERGMRVVSFPAVPCEGTELPASGLLVRLLGDGTTFGASVQGVPRVPHTPGHRPLPPPQVSAVCAF, encoded by the exons ATGGCCACTGAG GTCCACAATCTGCAGGAGCTCCGGCGAAGTGCCTCGCTGGCCACCAAGGTCTTTATCCAGAGAGACTACAGCGATGGGACCATCTGTCAGTTCCAGACCAAATTCCCCCCAGAGCTGGACAGCCGG atCGAGCGGCAGCTCTTTGAGGAGACTGTGAAGACCCTCAACAGCTTCTACGCAGAGGCGGAGAAGATTGGGGGCAGCTCCTACCTCGAGGGCTGCCTGGCCTGTGCCACGGCCTACTTCATCTTCCTCTGCATGGAGACCCACTATGAGAAG GTCCTCAAGAAGATCTCCCGATACATCCAGGAGCAAAATGAGAAGGTCTTTGCCCCCCGAGGTCTCCTGCTCACAGACCCCGTGGAGCGTGGGATGAGGGTTGTATCCTTTCCAGCTGTTCCGTGCGAGGGCACAGAGCTGCCAGCCAGTGGGCTCCtggtgaggctgctgggagatggGACCACCTTTGGGGCCTCTGTTCAGGGAGTTCCTAGGGTTCCCCACACCCCTGGTCATCggcccctgcctccaccccaagTTAGTGCTGTTTGTGCATTTTAG
- the GOLGA7B gene encoding golgin subfamily A member 7B isoform X4 — MATEIERQLFEETVKTLNSFYAEAEKIGGSSYLEGCLACATAYFIFLCMETHYEKVLKKISRYIQEQNEKVFAPRGLLLTDPVERGMRVVSFPAVPCEGTELPASGLLVRLLGDGTTFGASVQGVPRVPHTPGHRPLPPPQVSAVCAF, encoded by the exons ATGGCCACTGAG atCGAGCGGCAGCTCTTTGAGGAGACTGTGAAGACCCTCAACAGCTTCTACGCAGAGGCGGAGAAGATTGGGGGCAGCTCCTACCTCGAGGGCTGCCTGGCCTGTGCCACGGCCTACTTCATCTTCCTCTGCATGGAGACCCACTATGAGAAG GTCCTCAAGAAGATCTCCCGATACATCCAGGAGCAAAATGAGAAGGTCTTTGCCCCCCGAGGTCTCCTGCTCACAGACCCCGTGGAGCGTGGGATGAGGGTTGTATCCTTTCCAGCTGTTCCGTGCGAGGGCACAGAGCTGCCAGCCAGTGGGCTCCtggtgaggctgctgggagatggGACCACCTTTGGGGCCTCTGTTCAGGGAGTTCCTAGGGTTCCCCACACCCCTGGTCATCggcccctgcctccaccccaagTTAGTGCTGTTTGTGCATTTTAG